CACCGAGGCGCTCGGGACGCTGAGCGAGCCGTTCCGCGAGGTCTTCATCCTGCGCGAGATCGAGCAGCTCAGCGTGGAAGAGACGGCCAGGGCGCTCAACGTGACCGGCGAGGTGGTGCGGACGCGGCTGCATCGCGCGCGCGGACAGATGCGCGAGAAGCTGCGGCTGGAAGACACCAACACCGCCAGCTTCCGCGACAAGCTCACCGGCATGGCGGGCTCGGTGGAGTACTCGGTCGCGGCCGACTGCCCGCGCGATGTGGTGTGGGCGACGCTGACGGACTGGCAGAGCTGGCCGGATTGGGAGCGCATCCGCGGGCTCTACGGCAACGTGTACTGGAAGCAGGGCGAGCCGTGGCAGGTGGGCAGCCGCTTCGTGTTCGAGCACCGCGCGAAGATCGGGCCGCTGCCGTTCACCTTCGACGCCTACATGCTGGTAACGGGCGTGGAGCCGGGCACGCGTATCACGTGGATCAACCACGGCGTGGGCGTCACGGTGCAGCAGTCCACCGACCTGGCCGACGCCGAGGGCGGCGGCACCATCATCTCGACCTCGGCGGAGTTCCTCGGCAAGCCGCTGCAGCAGGCGCCGTGGCCGTTCCAAGCGGAAGAGATCCTCCGGAGCTTCATCACCAACTACTACGACGCGCTGGCGCAGGAGAGCTGCCGGCGCGCTCCTGCCGCGAAGCGTTAAGCAAAAAAGAGGGCCGCGCGGGAGCGCGACCCTGGGGAGAGATGCACTGGGGAACGATCACGGCGTCCCGATGCGCTCCGCCACCAGCTTGAAGCCGCTGTTGGAGAAGAGCAGGCCGCGGACGCGAACGGTGGCGCCGTTCGAGACGGCGCTCAGGTTCTTCAGACGGGTGCTCGGTTGCTGGAAGACGGTGAGCGTGGTCAGCCCGGTGAGCCGCGCGAACGCGGAATCGGAAGCCACGGTAAGGGTGAACGAGGCTTGCGAGCCGTTGGGCGTGTAGCCGGAGACGACGCCGGTGAGCGCCTGCTCCTGGAGCTTCACCTTGTCGGCGGTGATGGTGGAGGCCGCCGAGGTGTCGGTGTCGACCTCCACGCGCTGCGCCACGCTGAGGGTC
This window of the Terriglobales bacterium genome carries:
- a CDS encoding sigma-70 family RNA polymerase sigma factor — translated: MDSQAPAPATEPATANERDARLIERIVAGESALFTELIQPYRRSVYGTAYAVLHDSADAEEATQDAILKAFVHLGELRAGVTFKAWLLQIAMNEARMRLRSAKRRPTEPIEQESPDEDAPAPAEPRDQRELPHEVLQRKETRRAITEALGTLSEPFREVFILREIEQLSVEETARALNVTGEVVRTRLHRARGQMREKLRLEDTNTASFRDKLTGMAGSVEYSVAADCPRDVVWATLTDWQSWPDWERIRGLYGNVYWKQGEPWQVGSRFVFEHRAKIGPLPFTFDAYMLVTGVEPGTRITWINHGVGVTVQQSTDLADAEGGGTIISTSAEFLGKPLQQAPWPFQAEEILRSFITNYYDALAQESCRRAPAAKR